The Euzebya sp. genome segment ATGACGTCCTCGAACGGCATCTTCACCAGGTCGCAATAGGCCTCGTTCGCCCACACCGACCGCCCGGAGGTGTCGAGCACCGAGACCGGGACCGGCAACAGGTTGCCGATCCGCCGGATCGACTCCTGCTCCAAGCCCTCCCCCCCGAGCGCCGACATGCCCTACGCGACGGCCTCCAGCAGGTCGTCGGCGATGTCGTAGTTGGCGTAGATCTCCTGCACGTCGTCGGCGTCCTCGAGGGCGTCGATGATCCGCAGGACCTTCTTCGCCGAGTCCTCGTCCGTGATCGGGACGTTGACGCTCGGCAGCATCGTCGAGTCCGACGAGGAGACGGTGATGCCCGCCGACTCGAGGGCCTTCCGCAGGCCGTTCACGTCCTCGGGCGCGCAGGTGATCGTGAACTGCTCGTCGTCGGCGGTGACGTCCTCGATGCCCGCCTCCAGGCCGGCCACGAGCAGGTCGTCCTCGGACGTCCCGTCCGCCGGGACGGTGAGCACGCCGGTCCGGGTGAAGAGGTAGTTGACCGCGCCGGGCTCTGCGAGCGACCCGCCGTGCTTGGTGAACGCCGCCCGCACGTCAGCGGCCGCACGGTTGCGGTTGTCGGTCAGGCACTCCACGTACACCGCGACGCCGCCGGGGGCGTAGCCCTCGTAGAACACCGTCTCCCACTGCGCGCCCCCGCCCTCCTTGCCGGAGGCCCGATCGAGCGCGCGCTGGATGTTGTCCTTCGGGACCGACGCGTCCTTCGCCTTCTGGACCATGGTCGCGAGCGTCGGGTTCGCG includes the following:
- a CDS encoding YebC/PmpR family DNA-binding transcriptional regulator, producing MSGHSKWSTIKRKKGAADAKRGKLFARLIKAIEAAAREGGADPDANPTLATMVQKAKDASVPKDNIQRALDRASGKEGGGAQWETVFYEGYAPGGVAVYVECLTDNRNRAAADVRAAFTKHGGSLAEPGAVNYLFTRTGVLTVPADGTSEDDLLVAGLEAGIEDVTADDEQFTITCAPEDVNGLRKALESAGITVSSSDSTMLPSVNVPITDEDSAKKVLRIIDALEDADDVQEIYANYDIADDLLEAVA